The following proteins come from a genomic window of Actinopolyspora saharensis:
- the galK gene encoding galactokinase — MSGAAERATETFVAEHRTEPESVWSAPGRVNLIGEHTDYNDGYVFPFALPHRTAVAARRRTDGKLSVTSLDADGSPQRGGTVSIDELTPGALPGWASYPAGVTWVLRKAGIQLPGADLVIAGDVPTGAGLSSSAALECATALALLDTADRPADGPDGPELSEVAHWTCRAENDFVGAPTGLLDQTASLRCRAAHALFFDVRSGETEQVPFDAAGSGLEILVIDTRVNHSHSESGYGDRRNGCEEACALLGVSALRDITAAGLDGALDALPERLRPLVRHVVTENDRVLRTLERLRSGALTEVGELLTASHASLRDDYRVSCPELDLAVETALRAGALGARMTGGGFGGSAIALVPSHERERTEREITEAFERNGSRAPRLFTAVPSAGAAREPRS; from the coding sequence ATGAGCGGGGCGGCGGAACGTGCCACGGAAACGTTCGTGGCGGAGCATCGTACGGAGCCGGAATCGGTGTGGTCGGCCCCTGGTCGGGTCAACCTCATCGGCGAGCACACCGACTACAACGACGGGTACGTCTTCCCGTTCGCGCTGCCGCACCGCACCGCGGTGGCGGCGCGACGGCGCACGGACGGAAAGCTGTCGGTGACCAGTCTGGACGCGGACGGATCCCCCCAGCGGGGCGGCACCGTGTCGATCGACGAGCTCACCCCCGGTGCGCTCCCGGGATGGGCGAGCTACCCGGCCGGGGTCACCTGGGTGCTGCGGAAGGCCGGGATCCAGCTGCCCGGGGCCGATCTCGTCATCGCGGGTGACGTCCCGACCGGGGCCGGCCTCTCCTCCTCGGCGGCCCTGGAGTGCGCCACCGCCCTGGCGCTGCTGGACACCGCGGACCGGCCCGCCGACGGTCCGGACGGGCCCGAGCTCTCCGAGGTGGCGCACTGGACGTGCCGGGCCGAGAACGACTTCGTCGGGGCACCGACAGGTCTGCTCGACCAGACGGCCTCGCTGCGCTGCCGTGCCGCGCACGCGCTCTTCTTCGACGTCCGCTCCGGGGAGACCGAGCAGGTTCCCTTCGACGCGGCGGGCAGCGGGCTCGAGATCCTGGTGATCGACACCCGGGTGAACCACTCGCACAGCGAATCCGGCTACGGGGATCGCAGGAACGGTTGCGAGGAGGCCTGCGCGCTGCTCGGCGTTTCGGCGCTGCGCGACATCACCGCGGCCGGGCTGGACGGTGCGCTGGACGCGCTTCCGGAACGGTTGCGTCCACTGGTGCGGCACGTGGTCACCGAGAACGACAGGGTGCTCAGGACGCTGGAACGGCTGCGGAGCGGCGCGTTGACCGAGGTGGGAGAACTGCTGACCGCCTCGCACGCGAGCCTGCGCGACGATTACCGCGTCTCCTGCCCCGAGCTCGACCTCGCGGTCGAGACCGCTCTGCGCGCGGGCGCTCTCGGGGCGCGGATGACCGGGGGCGGTTTCGGCGGGTCAGCCATAGCCCTGGTGCCCTCCCACGAGCGGGAGCGCACCGAGCGGGAGATAACCGAGGCCTTCGAGCGGAACGGTTCGCGAGCACCGCGACTGTTCACCGCTGTGCCCTCGGCTGGAGCCGCGCGGGAACCGCGGTCGTGA
- a CDS encoding metal-dependent transcriptional regulator, with protein MNDLIDTTEMYLKTIYELEEEGLVPLRARIAERLEQSGPTVSQTVARMERDGLLAVAEDRHLELTKSGRARAIGVMRKHRLAERLLVDVIGLEWEHVHSEACRWEHVMSEAVEHKLINLLGGPETSPYGNPIPGLDDLGIEEAAPTVDNELQRVDEIARNGGGRALVCRIAEHVQLDPELMNSLKTAGVVPDGNIEIVSVVGGNKPIDVHGASGTTQLPPSIAHAVLVRPR; from the coding sequence GTGAACGATCTCATCGATACCACCGAGATGTACCTCAAGACCATCTACGAGCTTGAGGAAGAAGGACTCGTGCCGCTCAGAGCCCGCATCGCGGAGCGGCTGGAGCAGAGCGGGCCGACCGTCAGTCAAACGGTGGCTCGCATGGAGCGGGACGGCCTGCTGGCCGTCGCCGAGGATCGGCACCTGGAACTGACCAAGTCCGGTCGTGCCCGCGCGATCGGAGTCATGCGCAAGCACCGCCTGGCCGAACGGCTTCTCGTCGACGTCATCGGGCTCGAGTGGGAGCACGTGCACAGCGAGGCTTGTCGCTGGGAGCACGTGATGAGCGAAGCGGTGGAGCACAAGCTCATCAACCTGCTCGGCGGCCCGGAGACCTCGCCCTACGGCAATCCCATCCCCGGGCTCGACGACCTCGGGATCGAGGAGGCCGCACCGACCGTGGACAACGAGCTGCAGCGCGTGGACGAGATCGCGCGCAACGGCGGTGGCCGCGCTCTCGTGTGCCGGATAGCCGAGCACGTGCAGCTGGACCCCGAGCTGATGAACTCGCTGAAGACCGCCGGGGTGGTCCCGGATGGAAACATCGAGATCGTTTCCGTGGTGGGCGGCAACAAGCCCATCGACGTCCACGGCGCCTCGGGGACCACGCAACTTCCCCCGTCGATCGCGCACGCGGTACTGGTCAGGCCACGATGA
- a CDS encoding sulfurtransferase yields the protein MTPLISPSELRSLLEGEPAPALLDVRWNLMGPPGRQEYDRAHLPGAVFVDLETELAAPAGPGGRHPLPEAEQLQRAFRDAGVDSERPVVVYDAGDGSVAARGWWLLRWAGHARVFVLDGGFAAWVEEGGATTTRVPHPEPGDFVVRPGGMPTADADAAARLARTGVLLDARAGERYRGEREPVDPRAGHIPGAVNAPAAEHVTADGRWRAPEELADRFAGLGVSGTDEVGAYCGSGVNACSVVLALEQAGLRSPEAPAVLYPGSWSEWAGDPRQEAAVGPEAG from the coding sequence ATGACTCCGCTGATCAGCCCGTCCGAGCTGCGTTCCCTGCTGGAGGGGGAACCGGCTCCCGCGCTGCTGGACGTTCGCTGGAACCTGATGGGGCCACCGGGGCGCCAGGAGTACGACCGAGCGCACCTTCCGGGGGCGGTCTTCGTGGACCTGGAGACTGAGCTGGCCGCCCCCGCGGGGCCCGGTGGGCGACATCCCCTGCCGGAGGCTGAGCAGTTGCAGCGCGCGTTCCGGGACGCCGGGGTGGACTCCGAGCGGCCGGTGGTCGTCTACGACGCGGGGGACGGTTCGGTGGCGGCGCGCGGTTGGTGGTTGCTGCGCTGGGCCGGGCACGCACGCGTGTTCGTGCTGGACGGAGGTTTCGCGGCCTGGGTCGAGGAAGGGGGAGCGACCACGACGCGGGTTCCGCACCCCGAACCGGGTGACTTCGTGGTCCGCCCGGGAGGAATGCCCACCGCAGATGCGGACGCCGCGGCGCGGTTGGCGCGCACCGGGGTGCTGCTGGACGCGCGTGCGGGCGAGCGCTACCGCGGCGAGCGCGAGCCCGTGGATCCCCGTGCCGGGCACATTCCCGGCGCGGTCAACGCTCCAGCTGCCGAGCACGTCACCGCGGACGGTCGGTGGCGGGCTCCGGAGGAGCTGGCGGATCGTTTCGCGGGGCTCGGCGTTTCGGGAACGGACGAAGTGGGGGCCTACTGCGGGTCCGGGGTCAACGCCTGCTCCGTGGTGCTCGCGCTGGAGCAGGCCGGACTGCGCTCCCCGGAGGCCCCTGCCGTGCTCTACCCCGGATCGTGGTCGGAGTGGGCCGGTGATCCGCGGCAGGAGGCGGCGGTCGGCCCCGAAGCGGGGTGA
- a CDS encoding acetoin utilization protein AcuC, whose protein sequence is MGNECAVIWDESLLAYDLGGDHPLHPVRLDLTMRLARSLGVLDGVDPVSPEPATEEDLARIHTRDYLEAVRAAPAAAGDVGHGLGTADNPVFDRMHESASLVAGGSIAAAERILSGGANRAVNLSGGLHHAMADNASGFCVYNDCAVAVAWLLANGVDRIAYLDVDVHHGDGVQAAFYDDPRVMTISLHQHPFTLWPGTGFPNEVGAENAQGSAVNLALPPGTDDAGWLRALWAVVPSVLESFAPQVLVTQCGADPHREDPLADLRMSVDGQRALYGALRDLADRHAGGKWLALGGGGYALHRVVPRAWTHLLATMLDRDVDPARLVPAEWTAHATTLASDVALPTTMTDGGDPRFTPWDGVTELSVDAAIRDTRHAVFPLHGLDPADSRD, encoded by the coding sequence ATGGGCAACGAGTGCGCCGTTATCTGGGACGAGTCACTGCTCGCGTACGACCTGGGTGGGGACCATCCGCTGCATCCCGTCCGCCTGGATCTGACCATGAGGCTGGCGCGCTCGCTGGGTGTGTTGGACGGTGTCGATCCAGTGTCCCCCGAGCCGGCGACCGAGGAGGACCTCGCGCGGATCCACACCCGTGACTACCTGGAGGCCGTGCGCGCGGCCCCGGCGGCCGCAGGGGACGTGGGCCACGGGCTGGGCACGGCCGACAACCCGGTCTTCGACCGGATGCACGAGTCCGCCTCGCTCGTGGCCGGTGGTTCCATCGCGGCAGCCGAGCGGATCCTGTCGGGCGGCGCGAACCGCGCCGTGAACCTCTCCGGCGGGCTGCACCACGCGATGGCGGACAACGCTTCCGGGTTCTGCGTGTACAACGACTGCGCCGTGGCCGTGGCCTGGCTGCTGGCCAACGGGGTCGACCGGATCGCCTATCTGGACGTCGACGTGCACCACGGGGACGGGGTGCAGGCGGCTTTCTACGACGACCCCCGCGTGATGACGATCTCGCTGCACCAGCATCCGTTCACCCTGTGGCCGGGAACCGGGTTCCCGAACGAGGTGGGGGCGGAGAACGCCCAGGGCAGTGCGGTGAACCTGGCACTGCCTCCCGGTACGGACGACGCAGGCTGGCTGCGTGCCCTGTGGGCGGTGGTTCCCTCGGTGCTGGAGTCCTTCGCGCCCCAGGTGCTGGTCACCCAGTGCGGGGCCGATCCGCACCGGGAGGATCCGCTGGCCGACCTGAGGATGTCGGTGGACGGGCAGCGGGCCCTGTACGGCGCGCTGCGCGATCTCGCCGATCGCCACGCGGGTGGGAAGTGGCTGGCGCTCGGAGGGGGCGGGTACGCCTTGCACCGCGTGGTTCCGCGGGCGTGGACCCACCTGCTGGCCACCATGCTGGACAGGGACGTGGATCCCGCGCGGCTCGTGCCCGCCGAGTGGACCGCCCACGCCACCACGCTGGCCTCGGACGTGGCCCTGCCGACCACGATGACCGACGGGGGCGATCCGAGGTTCACCCCGTGGGACGGAGTGACCGAGCTGTCGGTCGACGCGGCGATCAGGGACACCCGCCACGCCGTTTTCCCGCTGCACGGTTTGGATCCGGCCGACAGCCGTGATTGA